TGGCGGGCGCGCCGCCACGGGTTGAGCTCGCCGCGCGTCAGGCGCTCGGCCAGGGCGACGACACGCTCGTCGTCAGCGGCGATGAGCGGCTCGGGGCTGGTGAACGTGCGGTACGCCCGCGTCGCCCGGTCGTACGGCTCCACGCGCCCTTCGTCGACGTCCGTTTGCACGGCGTAGCGCTCGAAGATGAACTGCTGGGTCACGTCGTACACGTCGCCGCGTACCAGGTTGCGCAGTTGAAACACGGCCACTCCCGCGATGTCCTCGTACAGCGGTTCGGGTTCGCGGGCCACCAACCGCACATTGCGCTGCGCCGGCGCCTGCCACACCTTCGGCATCCACAGGTACAGGTCGTTGGGACCGGAGGCGCGGACGTCGGTGATCGACAGTTGCATGCTCACCGAGTAGGTCCGCCGGCCCGTGTAGCGCTTGCTGCCCACCGCGGAGCCGACTTCGAAGAACACCTGGTTGCTGGATCCGCGTTCGGTGCGCACCAGCAGGTTGCCGGTGGCGGCGCCGTCCGGAACCCGCACCCGGATCTCCGTGTCGGACCAGTTCTCGTAGTCGAAGTCGTGCGCGTCGGCGGCGACGAACTCCGCCGTGCCCTCACCGGCCGCCAGCGGACCCGCTGACAGCCAGGTGAACAGCACCGCCGATGAGCCGCGCCGCGAGCCGAAGTTGCGGCCGGTGATGACCACGGCATCTCCCACCGCGGCCCGCCGCTTGCTGACGTCGACCACCAGCGGCTGGCCCGGATCGGCGAGCGCGGCGCCCACGCGCGGCAGATGGTCGCGGTTGGCGAACAGGACGCCGTTGCTGCGCCGGCCACCGGCCACCACGTAGACGAAGCCGGAACGTACCTCCTCCGGCACGCGGACGCTGATCCGTGCCGCGCTCCATTCCAGGTAGGCACTGCTGGTCGGCGCCACGCCGGCGATCAGCACCTGACCGCCGTCACGCGCCGCGCCGAATCCGCGGCCGGTGACGATCAGGACGTCGCCGCCGTGCCCGATGGCCGGGTCGGCTGCCTCGATCACCGGCGCGCGGCTGTGCGAGCCGAGCAGCAATACGGCGAGCAGTACGATAAGCGCCGCGGCCGGGACCAGGGCGCGGCCGCGCGGCGGCAGCGAAGCGAACATCCACCGAGCCGGATCGCTCAGCGCCGTCCGAGCCGGACAGCCCTAGCGTCCAGTCGTGGCCATCCTCGATCGCTCCGGCTGGTAGCGGACAATCTCCACCTCCAGCTTCAGGGTGA
This genomic stretch from Spirochaetaceae bacterium harbors:
- a CDS encoding transglutaminase; this translates as MFASLPPRGRALVPAAALIVLLAVLLLGSHSRAPVIEAADPAIGHGGDVLIVTGRGFGAARDGGQVLIAGVAPTSSAYLEWSAARISVRVPEEVRSGFVYVVAGGRRSNGVLFANRDHLPRVGAALADPGQPLVVDVSKRRAAVGDAVVITGRNFGSRRGSSAVLFTWLSAGPLAAGEGTAEFVAADAHDFDYENWSDTEIRVRVPDGAATGNLLVRTERGSSNQVFFEVGSAVGSKRYTGRRTYSVSMQLSITDVRASGPNDLYLWMPKVWQAPAQRNVRLVAREPEPLYEDIAGVAVFQLRNLVRGDVYDVTQQFIFERYAVQTDVDEGRVEPYDRATRAYRTFTSPEPLIAADDERVVALAERLTRGELNPWRRARQLYDGLLRRLVYDARRAADPVAALAAGSGDAYDFAMLYTALLRAATVPARPVAGYLVQSPDRLHAHYWTELYLHRFGWVPVDPALGSGAGLLPVDPGRDPAAYYFGNLDNRHLTLSKGVVETGKLVAHGRTVQRADLGTLQVHHEEVVGDLASYTARWSGLTILGVY